A region of the Pungitius pungitius chromosome 8, fPunPun2.1, whole genome shotgun sequence genome:
GCAGAAACTGTTTCCTCCCCCTGATTCAAAAATGGATCAGATTAAGATGGCTGGGTAGTGAGTCGACACCAATTCATCTTTCTCAAAACACAACGAAGAGCCCGCATCTTAACAAGAAAGCCATTACATCAGGGAAAGCAATGCTATTTATAGAGCGATAACGCAACGTGACCATATTAGGAGTTGAGCCACGTGAATGCGGCTATCATCACAATCTTCATCTCCACGAGACTGCCTCCTCTTTAGTGAACAGAGAACAGTTACttgtgaaaatatatttaataattacaataacaGTTTAGTTACACAAAGGGAATGCAAAGACACGTGTCTCTttagaacagtggttctcaactggtctggctccgggacccaccatcaccccttaatgacaagccgcgacccaaatcgaggaacattctcaacatttattcaaaatcaagttcataagctgaattttatattcaggatgtttaattatcctaaaaacccaatgtctcccccatatcagaatggtttgacccaacctggcacacgctgctgaaaacatggacggacgagccggcaaaaaaaccgacactccgctgcattaaaaaagttccttcaaaataatttatttatttttatttaaaaaattaccagacccaccagttgagattCACTGCTTTAGAATATAAAGGGTAGACCTACTGCGAAGGTGTCAGCTGCCCCCCGGCAGCGAGCTCACCACGAGGGAAACGCGTGGTAAgaaacaactacaacaacaacaacacgcggCTGCTGGAGGATGTTGGCGCGTGCACAGTTCAGGTCTTCCCGCGAGGCTTCTCTGTCGCCTGCGCGAGAACCGGCCAGCTTCACAAGCACCGGCGCccatctccctcctcccagCATGCTCTGCGCGCACGCGGACCCGGGAGTGTCTGTCCGGCTGCCGGGTCGGGGTTAGGgtttgggttgggggggggtcactcctCCTGGGTGCTCTCCGACTGGCGGCTCGAGCCTTCGGACGGCTGCTCGGAGAGCTGCTCGCTGCTGGGGATGGAGTTCTTCTTCGGGCGGCCTTTGGGCTTAGTGGGAGACTCCAGGCCGCCGCCCTGCAGCACCTGCGGGTTGAACACAAGCGGAGACTTCTGTTGGCCGGGAGGTCATTGAAGAACAAGAAGGGTGACTCCCTCCAACCCATTCAACAAATACGGTTTtacacagctgtttttttccctcatcaGTTATCCATGCCAAACTTAAAATTCTATATAATTCCCTATGCCCCTGGTATACATTCACGGATGGACGTTTCCCATCAACATCTCAATGACCACTACTGCATCATCATCGTTTTCATAATCATCACAtccatgatcatcatcatcatcatcacccccATGTGAGGACAAAACTTACAATTTTCTTCCATTTCATCCGCCTGTTCTGGTACCATGTTTTCACTTGCAGTTGACTGAGACCCAAAGATTCAGCCAGGTCTATTCTGTGAGGAACAAATGCATAAACACAATCAATAACTTCACATCACCTCTGGTCTTTtaccttttgctttttgtttatcTGTGTTTTGGACAAATGCGCAGCCGATTTTATTATATCAGCGtaataaatatttatctttgataatgataattatcGTGTTGTCATGGTTGCATATTACAGCATGCCAACAATGCCCCTCTTCATTCTGATCAAACCCTATGTCACCGCCTGGTTTGAGGAAAATGTGGataatattttttacatttcagtattttttatgtcTTCGTGTTTGTACTTCTACAGGAACACAAGTATACATACAAGTATTTCGGCATTGCAAAAAATCTACAATTGGTCTACAATTTAAAGGTTAATGATGGGAGGGAAAAACAGTGATCCACAATTTAGATCAATTAGCCACAATCATTTCTGGTGAAAAGGGCGGTCGAATTAAACCCACCTGTCTGGCGTGGACAGATACTTCTGCTTCTCGAAGCGCTTCTCCAGCCCCATGAGCTGCAGCTCCGTGAAcacggtgcggctccggcggcccTTCTTGCTCTTGCCGCCCCCGTCGGGGCCGTGCTCCAGCTTCCCGCGGAAGTGCAGGTCCAGCGGCAAGTGGTGGGACGCGGCGCCGATCTGCAGGCCCGACGCGGCGGACAGCAGCTGTGCGCCGAGCGGGGAGCCCAGCGAGCAGCCCAGCGGGGACATGGGGAACTTGAGGAGGTTGGTCTGGTCGCCTTTGAGGACTGCAGGGACCGATGAGAAGACACAGAGAAACGGAGGGGTTAGTTTTGAGAATGCTATGGTTTGGGTAAGCTGGTTATGCTGGTTTGTGGCGCGCATACACACTTCCAGCTACACAGACAAGTCAGCATGGCTGACTGGACATTTGTGATAAATGCAGACATGCAATTTGGTAAAACTAGCGATAGCAAAGGGACCTCATCTGCTTAGCATGAAACGTTAGAATAAGGCCTCTTGTTAACTGTGTATCATTGTTGTAATAAAACATCGGTATATTTACAGGCGTTAAGCATCATTTCAGCTGGTAACACATCATGGCCAGGCACTACACTTTATGTGCTTCATTTGTTGTGAATGTGTCTTTAATACAACACGATACTAAATATAAATGAAGGAAATATATCTAATACATAAATATGCACATTGAAACGCGTATCGCCttgttttgaacaaatgtattttttaacagaAATATCACGTATGATACAACATCTACTGGATCCGTTTTATTCTTGATGCACGGATTATAATGAAACctaactgagaaaaaaaacatttgcattttttgggAGGGTTTTTTCTGTACCGATGTGACGGTCCCGGGACGGAGGGTGTGTACAGAAAGTAAATACTTGATTTGTGATCTTAGGGTTTACAAATGAATTTTCTAATTTTTTCTATGCAatctaaaatatacatataaataataGTATCCTTTCAGTATTTATTCCGCTTGTTTTGGAGATTTTTGCAGAATGAGACATTTACTCTTCTTTTCTCAATTGAATTCCCCAGTTGTCTTATTTAACTGATTCATCTACTCGATAATTTTGGCAATTTTGCCCGATTGTTCCCAGGCATTAGCTAAAACTCAATTTTAAAAAGATGTAAAAAGTTACACTTTTTTAATCAGGCGCAAACACGGACTATACTATgtgattataataatataatatgtgaTCTGCAATTTAAAATAAGTCTCACAAATATGTCATATTATTGTTAATAATATGTGTATTATACAGACTAATTCCTATGTCATTTCTTCAGTTCCCAGCGTTCTAGTACTCTTACCCAGCTGGTTATGGAAGGGCCGGGCGGACAGGAGAGCCTGCACCCCGAACTTGAGCAGCTCCCCGGCCGGAGCCGACGCCTTGTGCTGCGGGTGGTCGGTCAAAATCTCCTCTATCATGAAACTCCTGTAGCGATGAGTCCTGTGGTCGTGCGGCTGAGCCTCCGGTGCAAAGTAATGCCCCCCAAGGTCCAAATGATGCTGCATTATGTGGCCGTGTGGTCACCCCAAAACAGAAACCGATTGTCGCTCCCTTCAGTGTCCCAAACCAGCTGTCACATTCCCGCTGCGAGGCTTCTGTAATCCTGCGGATCAAAGTTATCCTCCGATCGagccgaggcggcggcggggcgtcTCCACGGGGTCCCGCGTTCCGGCTTTTACGCGTTACTTCTGGTTGGGTTTGATTCTTCTCGGAGGACAAATGTGGATCCGGGATCGAACCTCTGACCAACAACTCCCGAACCCGACCGCGTTAATGCCCACTACGCCGCTGCTGCTTTGTAtgtgcgcgcgcatgtgtgtcagtgagtgtgtgtgtgtgtgtgtgtgcgtgtgcgcgcacgAGCCGCTGAGGTCGGAGCAATTCGTCAGCCGCTGAGCGCGTCACCTTGGCAGTGAGCGGAGGAATAGGGCTTTGGGTTTTATGGGTCTCCTCgcggagctccgcctcctctgggGCTCTTCCGCGAGGAGACAAGAGTTACATGCAAAGCCGCACGTGTCCTGCGAGGATTTATATGCAAACGAGATCAAAATAAGGCCGGCCACTTGAAATGACCTGCAGGTGACAGAGCATGAGGAGGCTCTGGCTTTCGGTTACAGCTTCACGGCAGTTTGCAGGTTTTATTATAGGCTATGTGTAACACGTATTACAACCCGACTTACAAATGGAAAGGTAGTGCAAAAAGGTAACTTCACTTTGGCGTCTCATTTTGGACTTTATCCCAAAGATTCCTTTCAaaaagttttttaatttttctaaaCTACCAAAATACTGATAGTGAGGAAGATGAATAAGATGAGATGATTGAAGCCAGTGAGGCCTTGAAAAAACAggcatacaccccccccccccatacacacacacacacacacacacacatgaacgcaTCTCACCAATGATGTTTTTTACTCTGTAAATCTGTTGAAGCCTTCTCTTCACACGTGACAAAACCGCCCAAAATATGACACGCAtcccaaaacaacaatcatGTTTATAAGCAGCATTAAACAACATGTTGCAGGGGACCGGACATTTATTTGACGTAACTAATGCGTAAAGTTGAAATTTACTTGAGGGAGTTTCGTGTTTACTGTGTCTTCCCTGCGGACCAAAGTGGTGTCTCTGACCCCCAGAGTCCctttaaaaaaactattttcaccAAAATCAGACCCAGTGTACCCAAGGACGGGCATTAGGAATACCATCCAAATAAAGCATCTTCTCTGCAAATCTTGTTTAATGATTGAAGTCAAAGGATTAGTAAAGGGAGACGTGTTCAGAACCATTTTCCCACAGAAACTTTAAGTAACAGAAATGCAATAAATGGGAAAGTCATTGTTCATAATCTGAATTTGTTGGAGCAGTAGAGGGTCCTGTAAATGTAGTTTTGTATGATATGTTAAATCCCAAATCCTCCAAAAGAATGTGAATCATGTCATGTGTTAAAGTCAGGCCTCTgaggaacaaaaaataaaagaaatccgGAGTAAACAACTTGTCCTTAATAATCAAACTGTTCTTCTGAAGCTTGTGATATTATTTCTACAACATTGTGAAGGAAGCTGTTATTCCATCGGCCAACTCAACCAAACACTCATCTTGTCTTCAGGCACAAGTGGTGAATAATGTATTCCTCAAGATATTTGCCTTAAGTGattcttcctctgcagctgatTTGCCATGAACACGTCTTCCCCTCCTGGTCACTTTTCAGATTGCAAGGAGAGTTTTCAGTGCCATGCACTGTTCTTATCTGCTGTTTCTACAGTAGCTGCACTATtgtgcaaatatttaaatatatattgaaaaacatttgtttctgttttttttcttcttttaaacacatgtttatttttttttccacattcacACCATCACAGAACGTCAATAACCATCCTCACAGGCTGAAATAGTGTAACCCAAAAATCCCTCCCTGTATGTCCAGAGAGAAATGTCCTATGGCATTTCAACTCTTACAAAAATATGATAGTTATTAAGACTATGCCCTAGTAATGGAAACGGAGCATCAGTGCGCTATGTATCCATGATCTGTGGCTTATGTTATGTTCATGTCATATCTAAATAACATTCAGGGATTCCTCATTATTATTCTTAGAAAATTGCAGAAAAAACCTTTATCCTTTGGGAGGGGAGCTTCAGATTGGTTAAGCTCCCTtgattaaatgtatattttccttATATAACTTTTTCAAGAATCCCAGTCTCCTGCATGTTTCATGAACTTCCTCCCACGAGTGACCACAGGTTTAGAACACCTCCATGGGTTCATGTGAAGCAGGAAGGATCATTGGATGGGTCTTGTATTTTTATCGTGTGGCCTTCAATCTGGGTCCATGTGGAACAATGCTCTCTAGTAACTTTATAATGTACTGACTCAATGGTGGAACTCAACCCTCATGCTGCTTCTATGATTCGATTAATTGTCCACACACCAAACTCAAAGCttgaccaaaacaaaaatgtatctcACCTGCGTGCTTGATTTGAAGCATAAAATCTAACAGGAATTCAATGGCACTTGGAAATTTCTAcacttctacttcctgttttaaaaagtgttatttacaaaataaaaagatttttggAAGATTTCATGACTCATCCACGTGTAGGCTGGTAAATTCTCCTCGCTGCTGTTCAAACATTGGTGAACAAAAATCATTCATGGTAGCAGCCACTAGGTTTCCCCATAGGACCTCAAAAGAGAGAAACACTGAGCTGGGGCTCCTTTTTGCAGAGATCTTCTGTTCGCCAGTCACTGATCGGCAGACTTGTTTAAATGGGTCAAGAACACATGGTTCGCTTGCTACAGCAATTAAATTCAATCgtccccacacatacacaatgctacatgtttaaaaaaaataataaattggaTTTCATCGTTCTATGGCATTATATTGCCATCAAGCAACCTACAACCTTTTTGCACCTTACACAACCccttaattaaaaaagaaatacaaagaatGTATGTAATATCCCCAGATATGTCTGTGTCTAATCAAATGAGGGCCTTAGGTGAGCGTGATCTTTTTTATTGAAGGTGAAAGCTGCATGGGACACAGTACCACGCTTCAGTAAGTTACATGACACTTTTTAACCTGTTTGAATTGAAATGactccaaaacaaaacaaaagggttAAAATTATtagagaaaaatgaaatgaaaagaacgGAACCCTACGCATAAAAAGAAACAGGCATTCACACACTTAGTACAGGGCTTTTGGCCAGAAGTGTTTCACCAGCGCCAACAATTCCCTGAGAAAGTAAAGTATTGTACAATTTAATTAACACAAACTACTTTGTCAGTAGAACACGGTACTGATGGTACCACCGTTACAACTACGCTGACCGAGCTCAGTACGTGGTCACGTGACGTCACGGGACCGTTCTACGACAACATGTCAGGTTGCTAAGTTAGCTAGTGAGCTAGCTGCACTTAGCGGACCAAATGATGTGGCTAGAGAAAACCCAGGTTTGCTACGTGCCAGCGACGAAACAACCTCGCAGTGGGGGAGACGAGTCTGACATGAGCAGTGTCGGACATTGTGAAGACACACCAGGCGACCGAATAGTGGTAAGTCAGGCCCTGTCCGGCTACAGCACGCAGGGCTAAttagcgttagctaacgttagcatcaggGCTCGCAGCATCAGCACCAGCGGACGAGGCGGACGAGCTAGCTTAGCGCTAGCCTTTCTACGCTACCTCCAAGCCTAATTAACGTTAGTAAGATAACTAACGTAACCACTTGTGCGCAGCTTTGTCCCCCGATTCATGTGGCCAAACGCCAACGTTGGTTTATCGGTATGCGGCTCTGCCGTCGCACTTTCTCGCCACTCTCTCTCAGGTTTTACACCTTTAACTTTGGTCAAAGTGGGCGGTTTGTGTTATGTGGAGCACGTGTCACCATATTGACGCACCCCCGTGCTCTTAAATGGATTTTAATATTGTTGTCCGAGAGCCGTATTGCTCCAGTTTAAACAGCAGCGAGTTGTCTCTCGCCATCATCTTACCGTGTAACCGTGTGCGAACCTTTGTCACACCACGGGCTTGTCatcagaaaaacaacatgactGATGTTATTAACTACAGCTGCGCTTTCACTAAATAGTGCATCCTTTTTACCGTCTGAGTGCTTTAGTCCATAGCGAATGAGGTCAGTTACCATGTTAACGTCTAAATGCAATGCTGAATGGTGAGTGGAGTGAGTTTCTCTCTCAGCGAATAGTGGTCGACGTTGTAATTGAAGACGCAGCACAGAATATTTGTTGTTTACCATCCTTATTGTTGGCCTCGCTTATTACTCACTGAATATTTCTCCTTAGTACATTTACATCAGGACCATTTGACAGACCGTCCCCATGGTGACAGGTAGCCATGCTGCAttgtgaattgtttttattctactcaggtttggaaaaaaatccaacaaccttttttaaaatattaaacttAATTTGCGTCAAAATGCACTGAAAAGGTGAACATTAGGTATAGCTCTCCCAGCACCTGGGTAGAGGACTGGCTGGACTCGAACAGTCCAAATGACCCCCTAACGTCTATCCTAACCACTTTTCCTTAAGCTCTGTGGAAAACGTCCCTGGGTCAAGTATAGATGGTCAGCCCGTGTCTCTCTCCCCATTCTACCTACTAGCTAACTCATCACTTGACACATCTCATATTGTATGTATTTGACAAATCAGTAGATTTATTTGGCAAATGAATCTACTCTACGGTTGGTCTCGATTTGATATCCAGTCGTTTCCATTCTACTCTTGCgatttccttttaaatcccATAACTTGCTGTGTATTCCCCGTCATTTCCCTGGTACTGACAGATTTATTGAGACATGGTGTGACGAGCACCATCTTTCTTTATCAACACACTCTGTGGAAGTGACTCTCACGTCCCACACTCGCCAGCAGTGTCTTGGCCTCCTTCCCATGTCTCTCACGTCCACCAACACGCCGGCTACCCGCCGCCGGGGAGCGTATGGATCCGACCGCCAAGCGCTTCTGCTCATTCGCGTAGATCGGCAGCTAATTGAGGGGATTTATTTGCAGTCGTACAGTCGCTTGGTGTCATATCGTTGTTAATATTTGATGCGCACACGTCACCCTCGTCACGTAGAGTGCTTCTCACTCACCAGCTTGTTATCAAGAGCTTCCCACCAACGATGCCAAGTGGTGTCGGGCTCCAGCCGGACGGGCCTTTGGATCAGGCTTCTTTTCCGGCCGTGGTGCTGGAGACGCTTCAACCAGAGTCATAACTAGGTTTTGGTGCCATATAAGTGTGTAACAAGAAGTGTGGATTACAGATTAAAGTCCCCAAATCAGTTGtgggtggaaaaacttcacCCCATCAATATTCATAGACGACAGAAGCGTTGCTCCTAACGTGAGTGGCACTCGTCTTTGAAACGGTTTAATATGTTTATCACTATTTAATCTGTCATCTTTTTACAGACAAGTGTCGATTGTCAGATAAAGAATACAAAGTCTTTTCTTTGGGCTCTTTAATATTATAAACCACTATCCTTGCACTCTGTTCATACATTACGTACAAAAATACTTTGTATCACTTGTTAGAATAATGGATTATTAAGTAGTATAATTAGATCAGTATATTTTGAAGTtgcttttgaattcatttatttattaatcattttaaattcttTTCTAATTTGCTTCCCTtctgtaagtaaaaaaaaaagtagaacaaAGTGACGGATGGCTTATTGTACGTCGACTCACTTCCATGGCTCAATAGACCCGGATGAAGCAGAGTTTCTGCTGCTGCAATGTTACTAGTGCCACAGTGCTTTTCCTACTATGACAAGTGAAAGACT
Encoded here:
- the barx1 gene encoding homeobox protein BarH-like 1 gives rise to the protein MQHHLDLGGHYFAPEAQPHDHRTHRYRSFMIEEILTDHPQHKASAPAGELLKFGVQALLSARPFHNQLVLKGDQTNLLKFPMSPLGCSLGSPLGAQLLSAASGLQIGAASHHLPLDLHFRGKLEHGPDGGGKSKKGRRSRTVFTELQLMGLEKRFEKQKYLSTPDRIDLAESLGLSQLQVKTWYQNRRMKWKKIVLQGGGLESPTKPKGRPKKNSIPSSEQLSEQPSEGSSRQSESTQEE